A window of the Chlamydiales bacterium STE3 genome harbors these coding sequences:
- a CDS encoding Uncharacterized protein (Product derived from UniProtKB/Trembl:F8KWK9), translating into MRTKWLVWSTGFALFSMFFGSGNLVFPLTVGQESQGHYLLGAVGIILTGVAVPFLGVFGMLLYKGDLNQFFSIFGKRGTMIFSFCLLALMGPFGVLARCLTVAHGALLLIFPNVSLALCSLSMCCLIYFFTVNQHKIVSLLGTVLTPFLLFAIGTIVVFGLQQEASSLSLSPQGEAWASFKNGFFKGYYIMDLLAAFFFSHFIIKHLNTLNEEDETATFAIFLKASLIGASLLSGIYFVLTVMGWTYSIQLMQKPPQEFLGLIAFETLGKFAGPIVCLAVVFACLTTAIILTSLFAEFLKKELCRDKMDYKIANLLTLVIGFSVSILEFEGIAKILGPIVEMIYPGLIALTLFNILKFFYSKKTSGLLVKS; encoded by the coding sequence ATGCGTACAAAATGGCTGGTTTGGAGCACGGGATTTGCTCTTTTTTCCATGTTTTTTGGTTCGGGAAATCTAGTTTTCCCTTTAACAGTTGGCCAGGAAAGTCAAGGACATTACCTATTAGGTGCTGTTGGAATTATCTTAACAGGTGTAGCTGTCCCTTTTTTAGGTGTATTTGGCATGCTGCTTTATAAAGGAGATCTTAACCAATTCTTTTCCATCTTTGGAAAAAGAGGAACCATGATCTTTAGCTTCTGCCTGCTTGCCTTAATGGGGCCTTTTGGAGTCCTTGCGCGCTGTTTAACAGTAGCACACGGCGCCTTGCTGCTCATTTTTCCTAATGTCTCACTCGCTCTTTGTAGCTTGTCAATGTGTTGCCTTATCTACTTTTTTACCGTTAATCAGCATAAAATCGTTAGCCTTCTCGGTACTGTACTTACCCCTTTTTTGCTTTTTGCAATTGGCACTATCGTCGTTTTTGGTTTGCAACAAGAAGCATCTTCTCTCTCCCTCTCCCCACAAGGAGAAGCTTGGGCTTCCTTTAAAAATGGGTTTTTCAAAGGATATTATATTATGGATCTCTTAGCCGCTTTCTTTTTTTCCCATTTTATTATCAAACACCTTAATACTTTGAACGAAGAAGATGAGACTGCGACTTTTGCCATTTTTTTAAAAGCTTCTCTTATAGGAGCTTCACTATTGTCAGGGATTTATTTCGTGTTAACCGTAATGGGATGGACATATAGCATTCAACTAATGCAGAAACCTCCTCAAGAATTCTTAGGCCTCATCGCCTTCGAAACCCTTGGAAAATTTGCAGGGCCTATTGTCTGTCTTGCCGTAGTTTTTGCCTGCTTAACAACAGCGATTATTTTAACTTCTCTTTTTGCAGAATTTTTAAAAAAGGAGTTGTGCAGGGATAAAATGGACTATAAAATAGCAAATTTACTGACCTTAGTCATTGGTTTTTCGGTGTCGATCTTGGAGTTTGAAGGGATAGCAAAAATCTTAGGTCCTATTGTGGAAATGATCTATCCAGGGTTAATTGCTCTTACCTTGTTTAATATTTTAAAGTTTTTTTATAGTAAAAAAACCTCTGGTCTTCTAGTCAAATCTTAA